The sequence GGCTGATGTTCCAGTCCGGGTGCAGGTGGCCGAGGAAATCGGTGAGCGCGCCGGGTCGCTCGGGGAACTCGAAGCGGTACAGCCGTTCGTCCTGTGCCAGCGGTGAGCGGCCACCGATCATGTAGCGCAGGTGCAGCTTGGCCAGCTCGTCGTCGGTGAGGTCAAGCACACCGAATTCCTGTTCGCGGAAGGCGGCCGCCAGCGCTTCGCGCTCGTCGCGACTGGCGATGCGCACGCCGACGAAGATGTGCGCGGAACGGGCGTCGCCGATGCGGTAGTTGAACTCGGTGATGTCGTGGCGGCCCAGTGCGGCGCAGAAGCGGCGGAAGCTGCCGCGCTCCTCCGGGATGGTCACCGCGAACACCGCCTCGCGCTGCTCGCCTACTTCGGAGCGCTCGGCGACGAAGCGCAGGCGGTCGAAGTTCATGTTCGCGCCGGAAACGATCGCCACCAGCGTGCCGCCGTCGTCGCCGTGGGTGGCGGCGTACTGCTTCAACCCGGCCAGTGCCAGCGCGCCGGAGGGCTCGGGCACGCTGCGGGTGTCCTGGTAGATGTCGCGGATCGCTGCGCAGATCGCATCGGCGTCCACCCGCAGCATCGCATCGACATATTGACGGCACAGCGCGAAGGTCAGCGCGCCGACCTGCTTCACCGCGGTGCCGTCGGCAAACAGGCCGACTTCATCCAGCGCGACGCGTTCGCCGGTTTCCAGTGAACGTGCCATCGCGTCCGAATCGCTGGCCTGCACGCCGATGACTTTCACTCCGGGCCGCAGCGCCTTGATGCCGGCGGCTACACCGGCGAGCAGGCCGCCGCCACCGACCGGCACGAACACCGCCTGCAGCGGGCGCGGGTGCTGGCGCAGGATCTCCAGGCCGATCGTGCCCTGGCCGGCGATCACCGCCGGGTCGTCGAACGGGTGCACCAACACCGCGCCGCGCTCGGCCTGCAGGCGCGCAGCGGCGGCCTGCGCGTCGCTGTAGGAATCGCCGGCCAGCAGCACTTCGACCATCGTCCCGCCGAAGCGGCGCACCGCGTCCACCTTCACCTGCGGCGCGGTGACCGGCATCACGATGGTGGCGTGGATGCCCAGCTTCGCCGCGGCCAGCGCCACGCCCTGCGCGTGGTTGCCGGCGGAGGCGGCGACCACGCCGCGCGCGCGTTGCGCCGCGTCCAGCTGCACCATGCGGTTGTACGCGCCGCGCAGCTTGAACGAGAACACTGGCTGCTGGTCCTCGCGCTTGAGCAGCACGCGCCGGTCCAGCCGCGCACCGAGCAGCGGCGCCGGCTCCAGCGCCGATTCCTGCGCCACGTCGTAGACACGCGCGGCGCGGATCTGTGCCAGCAGGTCGCCTTCCGCCACCGCATCGTCATCGGTGGTCCGTGGCGCAACGGCATTCATGCAGCGAGGGCCGTCGCCGGGTGCGCCACCTGCAGCACGTCGACCAGCTTGCGCGTCTGCTGCAGGATCTGGCCGAGCGCCGCTTCGTCGCACTGCAGGCTCAGCGTGAGTCGCGAGACGGCGGGGTCGTGCGTGGCCGCCACGGTCAGCGTGTCGATGTTGTAGCCGCGCGCGGCAAACAGTCCGGCCACGCGCACCAGCGCGCCGGCTTCGTTCTGCAACAGGATGGACAGGGTGTGGTTCATGCGATTGGCTCCGTAGTGAGTCCCTGGCCTGCCGGGACATGCCCTTGCTTCTTCATTCCCGCCTTCGCGGGAATGACGACGGTGAAGATTGGTCGCGATCTCGGGCGGGTGGAAAAGTCACGGCTCAGAACATGTTCGAGGTGGCGGGCCCGCGCGCGGCCAGCGTCGCGCGCGAGGCGATGAAATCGCCGGTGATCATCTGCGCATAGCTGGCGCCGGGGCCGACCATCGGGTACACGCCGGCATCCGGGTCGATCATCACTTCCAGGAACGCCGGGCCGGGGTAGGCGAGGAAGTCGGCGATGGTCGCCTCCAGCTCGTCCACGCGTTCCAGCCGCCGCGCCCACTCGAAGCCGTCGGCCTGTGCGGCGCGCACGAAATCCTTCTTGTGCAGGCTCTTGTCGGACGCGGCGAAGCGGCCCTTGAAGTACAGCTTCTGCCACTGCCGCACCATGCCGTCGCCGACGTTGTTCAGCACCACGATCTTCAGCGGCAGGCCATAGGTGGTGGCGGTTTCCAGCTCGCCGATGTTCATGCGGATGCTGGCGTCGCCGTCGATGTCGATGACCAGCTTGTCCGGATGCGCGAACTGCGCACCGATCGCCGCGGGCAGGCCGAAGCCCATCGTGCCCATCGAGCCGGAGGTGAGCCAATGCCGCGGCGCGCGGAAGTCGAAATACTGCGCCGCCCACATCTGGTGCTGGCCGACGCCGGTGCTGACGATGGCGTTGCCCCGCGTGTGGCGGTTGATCGCCTCGATCACCGCGTATGGCTGGATCAGCGTGCTGGCGCGGTCGTAGTTCATCGCGTGCACGCGTTTCAGTTCGGCCACGTGCGCATGCCAGGCGCCCAGCTTCGGCCGCAGGCCATGCGCGCGGCCATACGCGGTGAGCCGTTCCAGCGCGCGCACCATCGGCCCCACGTGTTGCCAGTCGACCGACTTCACCTTGCCGATCTCGGACGGGTCGATGTCGAGCTGGGCGATGAACTTCGCCCGCGGCGCGAACTTGTCCGGCACGCCGGCGACGCGGTCGTCGAAGCGCGCGCCCAGCGCCAGCACGAAGTCGCAATCCTCCACCGCGTAGTTCGCATACGCGGTGCCGTGCATGCCGAGCAGGTGCAGCGCCAGCGGGTCGGTGCTGTCGAAGCCGCCCAGGCCCATCAGCGTGGTGGTGACCGGCAGCCCGAACGCGTCGACGAACGCACGCAACGCGGCCGAGGCCTCCGCCGCGATCACGCCGCCGCCGGCGTAGATCAGCGGGCGCCGCGCCTGCATCAGCGCGGCGAAGAACGCCGAGCAATCGGCATCATTCAGCGCCGACTGCTCGACCGCGCGCAGCCGCGCGCGGTAGCCGGCCAGCAGCAGTTCGCCGCTGCCGTGCCAGGTGAGCGCGGCATTCTGCACGTCCTTGGGCACGTCCACCACCACCGGACCGGGCCGACCGCTGCGCGCCAGGGTGAACGCGGTGCGCATGGTCGCTTCCAGCTGCGTGGCGTCGGTGACCAGGAACACGTGCTTGGCGCAGGCGCCCATGATGTTGCTGACCGGCGCCTCCTGGAACGCATCGCTGCCGATCGCCGCGGTGCCGACCTGGCCGCAGATCACCACCAGCGGGATTGAGTCGGCCATCGAGTCGCGTACCGGCGTGACCATGTTGGTGGCGCCGGGGCCGGAAGTGACGATGGCCACGCCGACCCGGCCCGACGCGCGCGCATAGCCGGCCGCCATGAAGCCGGCGCCTTGCTCGTTGGCGGGCACCACCAGCCGCATCGCCTCGTTGCCGTCAGCGCGCGGATGTTCGGCATTGTGGCGGAACACCGCGTCGTACACCGGCAGGATCGCGCCGCCGGAATAGCCGAACAGCACGCCGACGCCTTCGTCGGCGAGTACCTGCACGATCACTTCGGCGCCGCTCATGCTCTGCCCGGCCAGCGGGTGCCGGTCGGTGGTGGTTTCGGCTTTCAGTGCTGGTGCATTCACGAGAAAATTCCCAAGGATTCGATGCCGTGCCCCTCCCCTGCAAGGCAGGGGAGGGTTGGGGTGGGGTGCTCCTGATCTTCAAGTCAAAAGCGCATCCCCTCCCAACCTTCCCCTGTGAAACAGGGGGAGGAGCAGAAGCGGTCAGCCAGCCTTCTTCAGCGGCGCGACGGCGGCAGGTGCCTGGTTCGGCTGCAGCCACGGCATCCGTGCACGCAGCGCGGCGCCGACCTGCTCGATCGGATGCTCGAGGTCGGCCTGCTTCAGGCGCTTGTAGTTCGGCAGGCCGGCCTGGTACTCGGCGATCCAGTTGCGCGCGAAGGTGCCGTCCTGGATGTCGGTGAGCACTTCCTTCATGCGCGCCTTGGTGCCGGCGTCGACCACCCGCGGGCCGCTGACGTAGTCGCCGTACTGCGCGGTCTCGGAGACGAACTGCAGCATCTTCGCGAGGCCGCCCTCATAGAACAGGTCGACGATCAGCTTCAGCTCGTGCATCACCTCGTAGTAGGCGATCTCCGGCTGGTAGCCGGCCTCGACCAGGGTTTCGAAGCCCTTGATCACCAGCTCGCTGGCGCCGCCGCACAGCACCGCCTGCTCGCCGAACAGGTCGGTCTCGGTCTCTTCCTTGAAGTCGGTCTGGATGATCATCGCGCGGCCGCCGCCGATGCCGTCGGCGTAGCCCTTCGTCTTCGCCTCGGCCTGGCCGCTGACGTCCTGATGCACCGCCCAGATGCACGGCACGCCGCGGCCGCGCTCGTACTCGCTGCGCACCAGCGCACCGGGGCCTTTCGGCGCGACCAGGATCAC is a genomic window of Rhodanobacter thiooxydans containing:
- the ilvA gene encoding threonine ammonia-lyase, biosynthetic gives rise to the protein MNAVAPRTTDDDAVAEGDLLAQIRAARVYDVAQESALEPAPLLGARLDRRVLLKREDQQPVFSFKLRGAYNRMVQLDAAQRARGVVAASAGNHAQGVALAAAKLGIHATIVMPVTAPQVKVDAVRRFGGTMVEVLLAGDSYSDAQAAAARLQAERGAVLVHPFDDPAVIAGQGTIGLEILRQHPRPLQAVFVPVGGGGLLAGVAAGIKALRPGVKVIGVQASDSDAMARSLETGERVALDEVGLFADGTAVKQVGALTFALCRQYVDAMLRVDADAICAAIRDIYQDTRSVPEPSGALALAGLKQYAATHGDDGGTLVAIVSGANMNFDRLRFVAERSEVGEQREAVFAVTIPEERGSFRRFCAALGRHDITEFNYRIGDARSAHIFVGVRIASRDEREALAAAFREQEFGVLDLTDDELAKLHLRYMIGGRSPLAQDERLYRFEFPERPGALTDFLGHLHPDWNISLFHYRNHGADHGRILVGLQVPAAELPLLQRFLATLGYPHVDESAHPAYRLLLRS
- the ilvN gene encoding acetolactate synthase small subunit → MNHTLSILLQNEAGALVRVAGLFAARGYNIDTLTVAATHDPAVSRLTLSLQCDEAALGQILQQTRKLVDVLQVAHPATALAA
- the ilvB gene encoding biosynthetic-type acetolactate synthase large subunit, whose protein sequence is MSGAEVIVQVLADEGVGVLFGYSGGAILPVYDAVFRHNAEHPRADGNEAMRLVVPANEQGAGFMAAGYARASGRVGVAIVTSGPGATNMVTPVRDSMADSIPLVVICGQVGTAAIGSDAFQEAPVSNIMGACAKHVFLVTDATQLEATMRTAFTLARSGRPGPVVVDVPKDVQNAALTWHGSGELLLAGYRARLRAVEQSALNDADCSAFFAALMQARRPLIYAGGGVIAAEASAALRAFVDAFGLPVTTTLMGLGGFDSTDPLALHLLGMHGTAYANYAVEDCDFVLALGARFDDRVAGVPDKFAPRAKFIAQLDIDPSEIGKVKSVDWQHVGPMVRALERLTAYGRAHGLRPKLGAWHAHVAELKRVHAMNYDRASTLIQPYAVIEAINRHTRGNAIVSTGVGQHQMWAAQYFDFRAPRHWLTSGSMGTMGFGLPAAIGAQFAHPDKLVIDIDGDASIRMNIGELETATTYGLPLKIVVLNNVGDGMVRQWQKLYFKGRFAASDKSLHKKDFVRAAQADGFEWARRLERVDELEATIADFLAYPGPAFLEVMIDPDAGVYPMVGPGASYAQMITGDFIASRATLAARGPATSNMF
- the ilvC gene encoding ketol-acid reductoisomerase, which codes for MSSHNPLATSRIAVLGYGSQGRAHALNLRDSGLDVVVGLRPNGPTWHKARADGFNVVEPAEAVKGADLVAVLAPDMVQPTLYKEAIEPNIKPGAALLFAHGFNVHFRQIEPRADIDVILVAPKGPGALVRSEYERGRGVPCIWAVHQDVSGQAEAKTKGYADGIGGGRAMIIQTDFKEETETDLFGEQAVLCGGASELVIKGFETLVEAGYQPEIAYYEVMHELKLIVDLFYEGGLAKMLQFVSETAQYGDYVSGPRVVDAGTKARMKEVLTDIQDGTFARNWIAEYQAGLPNYKRLKQADLEHPIEQVGAALRARMPWLQPNQAPAAVAPLKKAG